A region of Methanocorpusculum labreanum Z DNA encodes the following proteins:
- the ribB gene encoding 3,4-dihydroxy-2-butanone-4-phosphate synthase: protein MFTFNTIEEALKSLQNGEMIIVTDDENRENEGDLICAAEYATTENVNFMAKYGRGLICMPMGRSLVEKLCLPPMVLKNTDNHETAFTVSIDHVDTTTGISAVERGITARKCIDPNARPEDFRRPGHMFPLQAKDNGVFEREGHTEATVDLMKLAGLREAGLCCEIMADNGEMMRTPELISMAKQYNLTFVTIKDLQAYRRKQEASALAVEQKNMSPMDC, encoded by the coding sequence ATGTTTACATTTAACACGATCGAAGAGGCCCTGAAATCCCTTCAAAACGGAGAGATGATCATCGTCACCGATGATGAGAACCGAGAGAACGAAGGTGACCTGATCTGTGCCGCCGAATATGCCACGACGGAAAATGTCAACTTCATGGCAAAATACGGCAGAGGGCTGATCTGCATGCCGATGGGACGCAGTCTCGTCGAAAAACTTTGTCTCCCGCCGATGGTGCTCAAAAACACCGACAACCACGAAACGGCATTCACGGTCTCCATCGATCATGTCGATACCACTACAGGCATCTCGGCGGTTGAACGCGGCATCACCGCACGGAAATGTATCGACCCAAACGCACGGCCGGAGGATTTTCGAAGACCCGGCCATATGTTCCCGCTGCAGGCAAAGGACAATGGTGTATTCGAGCGTGAGGGACATACGGAAGCAACCGTCGATCTGATGAAACTGGCAGGACTCAGAGAAGCAGGACTCTGCTGCGAGATCATGGCGGACAACGGTGAAATGATGCGGACCCCTGAGCTTATTTCGATGGCCAAGCAGTATAACTTAACCTTTGTGACCATCAAAGACCTCCAGGCCTACCGGAGAAAGCAGGAAGCTTCGGCTCTTGCCGTTGAACAGAAAAATATGAGTCCAATGGACTGTTAA
- the ribH gene encoding 6,7-dimethyl-8-ribityllumazine synthase → MKVYEGNLVSKNIKIGIVAARFNEFIVSKLLGGALDALKRHDVADDDVEIAWVPGAFEIPLIAEKMAESKKYDAVICLGAVIRGSTSHYDYVCNEVTKGIATVSLKSGIPVMFGVLTTDNLEQAIERAGSKVGNKGFDAAVGAIEMVNVIRQLGN, encoded by the coding sequence ATGAAAGTTTACGAAGGAAATCTGGTTTCAAAAAACATCAAAATAGGTATCGTTGCTGCAAGATTCAATGAATTTATCGTATCGAAATTACTCGGAGGAGCTCTCGATGCTCTCAAAAGACATGATGTCGCAGATGACGATGTCGAAATTGCCTGGGTCCCCGGAGCATTCGAGATCCCGCTGATCGCAGAAAAGATGGCAGAATCCAAAAAATACGATGCGGTCATCTGCCTTGGCGCCGTAATCCGCGGATCAACCAGCCACTACGATTATGTCTGCAATGAAGTCACAAAAGGCATAGCAACGGTTTCGCTGAAATCAGGCATCCCGGTCATGTTTGGCGTTCTGACAACGGACAATCTCGAGCAGGCGATCGAACGTGCCGGATCAAAGGTCGGAAACAAAGGTTTCGATGCCGCGGTCGGCGCGATCGAAATGGTCAATGTTATCCGTCAACTCGGCAACTGA